The sequence CGGCAGCCTGCAATTCCAAACAGAACACGGTGCTGGTGCAGTCTGCCTCGGGGGAGAGCGCCTACGCCTCTCGATTTCCCGAAGAGCTGCAGCGCGCGCGCAACGACTTTCTCACGAGGGAGAGTGAAGCGCGGCAGAAGCTCCAGGCCTTTGCGAACTACCCCTCGGAGCTGGACAAGCCCGACTGGAAGCAGGTCAAGGCCGTGTACCAGGCGGCCGACGCTGCCGGTCACAGCTCCGCCTACGTCCAGCAAGCACGCGAAAACCAGAGCGTCACACGCTTCTTCGACGAAGAGAAGGAAGAGATCTCGAAGAAGGTCGCCGGCGCTGCCAACTACGCCGCCAAGCAGAAGAGCTGCAAGGTAGAGGTGTATGGCCCTGCTTCCCACGCCCTGCAAAAGAGCGTCGAGAAGCAACTGGAGGAGCGCCTGCGAGCCCACAACGAGGCGCACTCGCTGATCGCCGACAATGCCGAGGCGCTGGGCAAGCCGAACCGCGAGAAGCTGGAGAAACAAGCCGACGACATCGCGGCTACGAGCTACGCCGTGCGCGTGCAGAACCCAGAGAGCATCGACGAGCTGAAGCGCCGAGTGGACGAGAGCAAGGACGTAGGCTCTACCCTCGACCGCGTGATCGAAGAGGCGAAGGCCGTGGAAGCCGACTCGGCCCGCGCCGATGCTGACAAGAAGGCTGCGACGGCACGCCGCGAGCGCGCCGAGAAAGCAAAGTCGGAACTCGAGACCGAGGTCAGCGCCGCCCAGAAGCTATTGGAGGAGATGGAGAACCGCGTAAAGGCGCTGCAAGAAGAGTACGACAAGGCCTTCAAGGATCTGGAAGGCGCGGTCGACGGCAAAGCCTCCGAGGGAAGCGCCTGACGCTCCGAGATGCGACGGAGCATCCGTCAGGCGCTGGCGACGATGACGCCCTCGCGCGACGCCCGGCGATACGCCCCCGGGGCACTGCCGACCCAGCGTTTGAAAGCCTTGCTGAACGCCGCTTCCGAGTCGTAGCCCACGCGATCGGCGATGTCCGCCAGAGTCGCCCGCCCCTCCCGCAGCAGCGCCGCGGCCTTTTGCATGCGCCAACGCGTGATGTAGTGCAGCGGCGGCTCGCCCACGAGCTCGCTGAATCGCCCCGCAAAGGTACTGCGACTCATGCCCACCTTCGAAGCGAGGGTCGCCACGGTCCAGCCCTGTTCCGGCTCGGCGTGGATCAATCCAAGAGATGCGCCGATCTGAGGATCCGTCAGGGCGCGCAGCCAGCCGCGAGAGTCGTGGGGCGTACTCGTCAGGTAGCCGCGAACGATCTGAATGAAGAGGATGTCTGCCAAGCGATTGACCACGGTATCCCCACCGGGTCGCCCTGACGCCGACTCGCAGGCGATGAAGCGCAAGGTCGACTCCAGCCAAGGAATGGAGCGCCCTTCGGCCGCAGGCAGGTGCACGACGCGTGGCAAGACGCTGAGCACGGGGTGGTTGCGCGGATCCTCGAACTTGAGCCGACCGCACACCAAGCTAGTGGCCGGGCCCGAGCCAGCGACACTGACTTGCCCTCCGCAGGGCGCTTGGCCGCCGTCGTGAAACAGTTCGTCCAAAGGGCGCACCGGGCTCGAAGGGGCGTCGCGAATCACGTGGCCGTCTCCGTGGGGCAGCGCGATCAGATCGCCCTCGGACAGCACGATCGGCTCGCCCGAGCCGTCGAGTTCGAGCAACGCTTTGCCCGCGATCACGACGTGGAACTTGGAGTGCTCGCCCGCTGGCACCGACACGCCCCAAGGCGCCGCGAGTTCCAAGCGTCCCTGACAGGCAGCGGAGACCCGCACCGTATTCAGCACATCCGTCAGCACGTCCATTTCCAGAACCTCCGTACGATCAGGCATATTTCATAGCGGATTACCCCCTGACCGTCCAGGACTACGCCCGGGAACCGGTTCTGGTGTCAGCTAGTCCAAGAAATCGCTGCCCAAGCTGGGCGGAGCGATGGTGGGCATGCCGAAGGCCTGGCCGAAGGTCATGAAGAAGGATCCGGGGCCCACGGCGCGCCCCGCGACCACGGGCACGGCGTAGTCGGCGCGGAAGACGATGCGGTTGGCCTGAGGGATCAACGCGCGCAGTCCGAGCCCCACCGACTGCTTGAGGTGCAGGTCGTCACCGCCGTCGTAAGCGTCACCGACGTCGTAGAACAGTGCGCCGCCCAACTGCGTGCGCAAGATCTCCACGGGCGTGGTGCGAAACTCGAGGTTGCTCGCGACGACGTCCTTGCCGAGGTAGGCCTGCAAGGGATAGCCCCGCAAGCGGCTGCCCCCGCCCAGGGTGAAGCGCTCGTTCAGGTAGTTCTCGTAGCGATTGAGCACCAACCCATCGTAGACGAGTCGCCCAAGGCCGATTCGCGGCGTCACCACCCGCACGTTCGCCGATGCCAACCCGTCCGTTTCGGCAGGAGACGCGAGTTCCAAGGTATTGCTGAGGATCGCTCGGGCCAAACCATCGCCAAAGGGAAACGTGTACCCCGCAGCAGCAAAGGTGCCGAGAAGGGTGCGGCTGGAACCCACGTCTCGGCTCGCTGGGTACACGCGAAACACCAAGTCGTGTCCGAGACGAAAGTCTTCCTGCAAGCCCAGGGTTTCGAAATCCAGCACCCGCGAGTAGTCCGACGTGTAGCTGCGAAACTGAACGAGGGGCGATGCCCGGGTATCGTTCACCGGCAGCTCGCTCGCCACGAACTCGCGCGCCGCCAAGGGGTCGACGCCCGCCAGGTTGGTCGGTTTCGCCTTGCGATGGTCGACTTCCACTCCCACCGAGACGTCGTGTTTGAAACGGCGCCCGAAGGAGCGCGTCAGCAGGTAGGCGCCGTAGTAGCGAGCCGAGTCGTATTCGTAGGGAATGCGGTCGTCCACCGCGGTGCTCTCGGCGTCGAAGGTGCGCTGGTCCGCTCCGATGAACGAGCGGAACACTTCCTGTCGCCAGGTCACGAGCGTGCGAAATGCCCATTTCGTTTCCGCCGAGAACAGGTTCGTACCGTAGGAAAGCCCACCGAAAGAGCCCTCGGGCTGTCCCGAACTGCGATTGAAGATCACGTTGCCACTGACGATGGCTTGGATGCGGCTGCCAGCCACGCGCCGATCGATGAAC is a genomic window of Polyangiaceae bacterium containing:
- a CDS encoding AraC family transcriptional regulator, whose protein sequence is MPDRTEVLEMDVLTDVLNTVRVSAACQGRLELAAPWGVSVPAGEHSKFHVVIAGKALLELDGSGEPIVLSEGDLIALPHGDGHVIRDAPSSPVRPLDELFHDGGQAPCGGQVSVAGSGPATSLVCGRLKFEDPRNHPVLSVLPRVVHLPAAEGRSIPWLESTLRFIACESASGRPGGDTVVNRLADILFIQIVRGYLTSTPHDSRGWLRALTDPQIGASLGLIHAEPEQGWTVATLASKVGMSRSTFAGRFSELVGEPPLHYITRWRMQKAAALLREGRATLADIADRVGYDSEAAFSKAFKRWVGSAPGAYRRASREGVIVASA
- a CDS encoding BamA/TamA family outer membrane protein, which encodes MADPRTRCVKRFGVLLGVALLASTAPARAGDSQYSEYEQATIDAALTDQGEELELDPAGKRIEDIRIVTLDVIEERDPYPGLFNIFHATTRPHIVERELTFRRGERYDQRRVDESARALRSARQLSLVLIVPIQGSEPDSIKLLVITKDVWSLRLNTDFEIADGRLTRLLLQPAEENVLGTHTMVGGLFVLEPATYSLGAQFIDRRVAGSRIQAIVSGNVIFNRSSGQPEGSFGGLSYGTNLFSAETKWAFRTLVTWRQEVFRSFIGADQRTFDAESTAVDDRIPYEYDSARYYGAYLLTRSFGRRFKHDVSVGVEVDHRKAKPTNLAGVDPLAAREFVASELPVNDTRASPLVQFRSYTSDYSRVLDFETLGLQEDFRLGHDLVFRVYPASRDVGSSRTLLGTFAAAGYTFPFGDGLARAILSNTLELASPAETDGLASANVRVVTPRIGLGRLVYDGLVLNRYENYLNERFTLGGGSRLRGYPLQAYLGKDVVASNLEFRTTPVEILRTQLGGALFYDVGDAYDGGDDLHLKQSVGLGLRALIPQANRIVFRADYAVPVVAGRAVGPGSFFMTFGQAFGMPTIAPPSLGSDFLD